The region AGATTAAGTTCGTTCAACAAGTTGAATATGTCACACAGGTAAGCAAGTTTTGTCACCCAttctttactactgaaatgtactgCAAGTGGCGATTCTTTTTCTAAAAGAAATCTATGAAGCGGTTCTCGTAACTCAAAAACTCTGGCCAGTGCTCTACCTTTAGAAAGCCATCTGACTTCTGTGTGTAAAAGAAGACGTTTGTGCTCCGCGTCCATCTCCTCACAGAGCTGCTCGAACAGACGTGAGTTAAGAGCGTGTGCTTTGATGTAATTAATAATTTTAATCGCATCTTGCAAAACGCTGTTAAGTTCAGGTGACATTTTTCGGCTTGCCAGCATTTCTCTATGGATGACACAGTGCGTAGACTCGCATTCAGACGCAACTTCTTTGACCCGAGTAGTTAAACCAGAAACCCGTCCAGTTATGGCAGCTGCTCCGTCTGTGCATATACCGACACAAAATGACCAGTGTAATTTTACGGATATGTAATCATCCAAAGACTTGAATaggtttttttctttcaaaaaactCCAAAGGCTTGTCTTTTGATGCAGAGTGCTTGGTCTGTAAGTGGCGAATTAGTTTTGAAGGCTTCATGGCCTCGTTTGAGAGCCGTTCACCACATATCAGACAGAGTGGGCTTTGGGCCTATGAATCGCCTGTTGCTATGAACCAATAATTTAGATAGGACTCATTGTATTTTAAAtacagctttcttttttttagcagTCATGGAGTCTTCATCTGTCTCATCATTGGGTCTTTCTCCCTTTTCAAAGAAGCTCTCCAGCCATGTttgttttttactcattttacAAGAGTTTGAGGCAGAGGCGTAGTGGGCCCCTACTGCTTCTGACGACGGGCACTGCTGATGCTGATGACTGTTAATAATCAACTGTACGTCTGCAAGAAGCATGGTCAAAAAAGAGTAACAGTTTGTGGTTTGCAACCATGAAGAGACACGTCAGTATAGCAACTATTTCTTGCGATGGCAGTATATGTCCCCCATCTGCCTGGCAGCAcagacagggggcagtatatgccCCCCTCCTGGCTTTAATGAAGAAAATAAAACAGTTGAAGGATTTATTCAGCATATGTACTCAAACTACAAAGAGAAATCGACAAACAGAATACTGGAGACTGTGTCTTGATATCATTTTTACGTTGAAAAGTATTTATCATaatagatttttgtaaaatcaaagttcttttcaaagtTATATAAAATTTTCATCTTTGTGCAGATCCTGTACAAACTAAGGGTCCaagatgcaacaattatcgctcaaaatttactcATCTTCcatctcttgagcgataatcattgtgtgcaattacatagcaagatgattgctcaaaattcgctcaaactgcAGTTTAATTGACAGTTTTGAGttatcactttgcataagctcttaagtagctaattagctacttaacttATTAGTTTGTAAATGAAAGCTGCTActgtataaaaaaagaaagcGGGACCGCTGTCCTCATCATACAGCTGTTTGtgcacagagcgctcagctgtataccagcgtGCGGTGTATTCAGAAGACAAGCagagccacttgtcttctgcatataggACATGACCCTGATAGCTCAGAGACAAACAGCTGCTTTGATCGCCtgtctttcagctggtatcctgctgagaagtgcCAGCGGGGTTCCAACTGAAAGAATACTATTAATGCCGCTCACAGCGAAAGTATAGCGCGACGGCCGGattccattaactacaatggaagctATCTGTGCTTTTTTCCGCAGCAATTAGAACACGCCacagtttctttcacgctgcgttattcctaatagctgcggcataatGCTGCAGATTTATGCCACGTTTTACGCGGCAAAAAATCCAGCAATGGGCATTAGCTCTAGTAGGGCTAAGGTCATTAATATGCATAATTTACCAAATCAGTTTTTCTGTGTAAAACCCTGATGGATTTTAAAGCTTTCATTAAGCCTTTCTGTActtcagcctggcagcacacagggggcagtatatgccCCCTACCTGCCCTGCAGAACACACAGGGGAGAGGAATGTAACAGGATTACCTTGAAGCTCCTAACAGGGCTTATAGATGAGGCAGGTCCCCTGGTAACCGGCAGTGGTagtggcggctgctgctggcacagtGGTGGCTCCTTCTCCTATATGCTCGTGGGACGCTCTGCTCTGTCTGGCGCCGCACTCCTCAGCGCTTCAAGATGTTCAGTTTAAGAACCTGGTAGATTTTAAAGCTTTCATTAAGCCATTCTTAActtcagcctggcagcacacacagggggcagtatatgccCCCTGCCTGCCCGGCAGAACACACAGGGGAGAGGAATGTAACAGGATTACCTTGAAGCTCCTAACAGGGCTTATAGATGAGGCAGGTCCCCTGGTAACCGGCAGTGGTagtggcggctgctgctggcacagtGGTGGCTCCTTCTCCTATATGCTCGTGGGACGCTCTGCTCTGTCTGGCGCCGCACTCCTCAGCGCTTCAAGATGTTCAGTTTAAGAACCTGGTAGATTTTAAAGCTTTCATTAAGCCATTCTTAActtcagcctggcagcacacacagggggcagtatatgccCCCTGCCTGCCCGGCAGAACACACAGGGGAGAGGAATGTAACAGGATTACCTTGAAGCTCCTAACAGGGCTTATAGATGAGGCAGGTCCCCTGGTAACCGGCAGTGGTagtggcggctgctgctggcacagtGGTGGCTCCTTCTCCTATATGCTCGTGGGACGCTCTGCTCTGTCTGGCGCCGCACTCCTCAGCGCTTCAAGATGTTCAGTTTAAGAACCTGGTAGATTTTAAAGCTTTCATTAAGCCATTCTTAActtcagcctggcagcacacacagggggcagtatatgccCCCTGCCTGCCCGGCAGAACACACAGGGGAGAGGAATGTAACAGGATTACCTTGAAGCTCCTAACAGGGATTACAGATGATGCAGGTCTCCTGGTAACCGGCAGTGGTAGTggtggctgctgctggcacagTGGTGGCTCCTTCTCCTATATGCTCGTGGGACGCTCTGCTCTGTCTGGCGCCGCACTCCTCAGCGCTTCAAGATGTTCAGTGTAAGACCCTGGTAGATTTTAAAGCTTTCATTAGGCCTTTCTGAActtcagcctggcagcacacaggggacagtatatgCCCCCTGCCTGCCCGGCAGAACACACAGGGGAGAAAAATGTGACAGGATTACCTTGAAGCTCCTAACAGGGATTACGGATGATGCAGGTCTCGTGGTAACCGGTGCGGCagtggcggctgctgctggcacagtGGCGGCTCCTCCTATTTGCTCGCAGGACGCTCTACTCTGTCTGGCGCCACACTCCTCAGCGCTTCAAGATGTTCAGTGTAAGACCCTGGTAGATTTTAAAGCTTTCATTAAGCCTTTCTGAActtcagcctggcagcacacacagggggcagtataatttatgaagggggttggagtttagtgcatacttatttaattatgacatttagaatgtgacTCAACTCACCATAGGTTCAGAACGAGTGGGAACATCGGGCTTCTTTCCCTGGATCAGTGGGAGCACTGGGCTTGTTTTCCTGCAACAAGATGATCCCATCTAGGGGTGATGGGAGACAGTGACACCCGAAGTGTGTTCCTTATGTCCAGTCTACTCCGTAATCTTGTTTTTGCTGCTGTCATTGCAGAAAACCCAGTTTCACACAAATAGGATGTTGGAAATGGAAGCAGAGTTTTCAGTGCTTTTGTGGCAATCTCGGGATATTCTACCTTGACTTTAATCCAGAACATTGGAAGATTTGAAGTCTCAAACATAATTTTAAGGCTACCATCATTTGCAATCTCAAGCAGTTGGTCTTCTTCAAGCACGGGCAAGGTCGATTCACCTGGCTTGTACACAAATGGGTTCCGAATCCATTCCTTCCTAGTTCGTGGGTCTTTTGTGGTAGGAAAGTAACGCTCAAATTCTAGTGAAAGCTGAGATAGGTGATTATGCAGCAGCTGGGAGAATGAAGGCTCAGGCTCGGTCTCTTCCAAGATACTTGCTAATATTTGAAACATATCAAATATCCCTGTTTTCACTCGCCGTCCCCACACTTCCAATTTAGCTTTGAATGCAGCAACTTTATCTGCCAACTTGAAGGCAGTTGTCATTCTCCCCTGAAGTGACAGATTAAGTTCGTTCAACAAGTTGAATATGTCACACAGGTAAGCAAGTTTTGTCACCCAttctttactactgaaatgtactgCAAGTGGCGATTCTTTTTCTAAAAGAAATCTATGAAGCGGTTCTCGTAACTCAAAAACTCTGGCCAGTGCTCTACCTTTAGAAAGCCATCTGACTTCTGTGTGTAAAAGAAGACGTTTGTGCTCCGCGTCCATCTCCTCACAGAGCTGCTCGAACAGACGTGAGTTAAGAGCGTGTGCTTTGATGTAATTAATAATTTTAATCGCATCTTGCAAAACGCTGTTAAGTTCAGGTGACATTTTTCGGCTTGCCAGCATTTCTCTATGGATGACACAGTGCGTAGACTCGCATTCAGATGCAACTTCCTTGACCCGAGTAGTTAAACCAGAAACCCGTCCAGTCATGGCAGCTGCTCCGTCTGTGCATATACCGACACAAAATGACCAGTGTAATTTTACGGATATGTAATCATCCAAAGACTTGAATAGTTCTGCACCTGTGGTGTTGGCTGGCAACAATAATGCACATAACATATCCTCATGCACATCCTCCTGAAATATATAGCGCACATAAACAAGCATCATTGCCTTGTTATCAACGTCAGTAGACTCGTCAACCTGGATTGCGTACCACGGTGACGCATTAATCCTCTCTAACAATTGTACCTCGATATCTTCTGCTATCTCATCAATTCGTCTTGTCACTGTGCTCGCTGAAAGAGGAACCTGTGCCACCTTTTTAGCTGCAGCCTCTCCTAAAAGTTCCTGGCAAATGTCCTTAGCAGCAGGCAGGATCAACTCTTCAGCAATAGTGAAGGGCTTCTTAGCCTTGGCAATGCGGTTAGCCACTAAAAATGATGCTCTCAGTGCAGACACACTTGTAGATGTGGTGGCCTTCAATAATTTCTTCTGTCCTTCGTGTTCacgtttttttctttcaaaaaactCCAAAGG is a window of Eleutherodactylus coqui strain aEleCoq1 chromosome 4, aEleCoq1.hap1, whole genome shotgun sequence DNA encoding:
- the LOC136626522 gene encoding SCAN domain-containing protein 3-like — encoded protein: MLLADVQLIISSHQHQQCLLSEAVGAHYASASNSCKMSKKQTWLESFFEKGERPNDETDEDSMTAKKKKAVFKRKYNESYLNYGFIATGDSQAQSPLCLICGERLSNEAMKPSKLIRHLQTKHPALKDKPLEFFERKKREHEGQKKLLKATTSTSVSALRASFLVANRIAKAKKPFTIAEELILPAAKDICQELLGEAAAKKVAQVPLSASTVTRRIDEIAEDIEVQLLERINASPWYAIQVDESTDVDNKAMMLVYVRYIFQEDVHEDMLCALLLPANTTGAELFKSLDDYISVKLHWSFCVGICTDGAAAMTGRVSGLTTRVKEVASECESTHCVIHREMLASRKMSPELNSVLQDAIKIINYIKAHALNSRLFEQLCEEMDAEHKRLLLHTEVRWLSKGRALARVFELREPLHRFLLEKESPLAVHFSSKEWVTKLAYLCDIFNLLNELNLSLQGRMTTAFKLADKVAAFKAKLEVWGRRVKTGIFDMFQILASILEETEPEPSFSQLLHNHLSQLSLEFERYFPTTKDPRTRKEWIRNPFVYKPDFKSSNVLD